The proteins below are encoded in one region of bacterium:
- a CDS encoding adenylate/guanylate cyclase domain-containing protein produces the protein WLGAAVRSIGAMGGGAGAAAALETAEREYLERLAECLREVHAADRRQGLANLFWLAHSGEIAAEIDRCCAGAGTPQQVRYQLHPLVSGLLRRGEERARPAASRSQRLVHDFRTGEGESDALVAAIFDDQLALTESDPRAFDPGRALIAANPRFRIQAAGFVEISDVLRKELARALSAGERGLAQALDAAAGGAALPGPDDPAAAWDRFLLAEPVRDALLRDLDGAAAALQRSAVLRREVGEGRSFGDLLEAFGDVTRCLRRAEAIWLLRRALSHTSRGLDNPETRELFLEGGLVRFGFPSPVQSTVRTVTVLFADIRGFTRRAEGPVSETELARELYEIFDPAALIVRRFGGSVDAYLGDGFMATFAGRGSAAEAALAAVRSAVALQQVLGRMRVQGRTTFRMGISLHCGRVSVARFFRDEREVQTTYIGRQVNVAGRLSASTGDPARVAGQPGARCVGDVAVDGAGTLVNHGIAVSGALLAALEPVVAGEAFSEEGVEGTRWYDPELCLWVHVGYAGEARFRGLEAKVPVYGLVAAAPQAAGA, from the coding sequence CTGGCTCGGCGCCGCGGTGCGGAGCATCGGCGCGATGGGCGGGGGGGCGGGAGCGGCGGCGGCGCTCGAGACCGCCGAGCGGGAGTACCTCGAGCGGCTCGCCGAGTGCCTGCGGGAAGTGCACGCCGCGGACCGGCGCCAGGGACTGGCGAACCTCTTCTGGCTGGCGCACAGCGGCGAGATCGCCGCGGAGATCGACCGCTGCTGCGCGGGGGCGGGGACGCCGCAGCAGGTGCGCTACCAGCTGCACCCGCTCGTCAGCGGCCTGCTGCGCCGCGGCGAGGAGCGCGCGCGGCCGGCGGCGAGCCGCTCCCAGCGCCTCGTCCACGACTTCCGGACGGGGGAGGGTGAGAGCGACGCCCTCGTCGCCGCGATCTTCGACGACCAGCTCGCTCTCACCGAGAGCGACCCGCGCGCCTTCGACCCGGGACGGGCGCTGATCGCGGCGAACCCCCGCTTCCGCATCCAGGCGGCGGGCTTCGTCGAGATCAGCGACGTGTTGCGGAAGGAACTGGCGCGGGCGCTGAGCGCGGGCGAGCGCGGGCTGGCGCAGGCGCTCGACGCGGCGGCGGGCGGGGCCGCGTTGCCCGGCCCCGACGATCCGGCCGCGGCGTGGGACCGCTTTCTCCTGGCCGAACCGGTGCGCGACGCGCTCCTGCGCGACCTGGATGGCGCGGCGGCAGCCCTGCAGCGCAGCGCCGTGCTGCGGCGCGAGGTCGGCGAGGGACGGTCGTTCGGGGACCTGCTCGAGGCGTTCGGCGACGTGACGCGGTGCCTGCGCCGGGCCGAGGCGATCTGGTTGCTCCGCCGCGCGCTCAGCCACACGAGCCGCGGGCTCGACAACCCGGAGACCCGCGAGCTGTTCCTCGAGGGAGGGCTCGTGCGCTTCGGCTTCCCGTCGCCGGTGCAGAGCACGGTCCGCACGGTGACGGTCCTCTTCGCCGACATCCGCGGCTTCACGCGGAGGGCGGAGGGGCCGGTTTCCGAGACCGAGCTGGCGCGCGAGCTGTACGAGATCTTCGACCCCGCCGCGCTGATCGTGCGCCGCTTCGGCGGCAGCGTCGATGCCTATCTCGGGGACGGCTTCATGGCGACGTTCGCGGGCCGGGGAAGCGCGGCGGAAGCGGCGCTCGCCGCCGTGCGCAGCGCGGTTGCGCTCCAGCAGGTCCTCGGCCGCATGCGGGTGCAGGGGCGCACCACCTTCCGCATGGGCATCAGCCTGCACTGCGGGCGGGTCTCCGTCGCGCGCTTCTTCCGCGACGAGCGGGAGGTGCAGACCACCTACATCGGTCGGCAGGTGAATGTGGCAGGCCGGCTCTCCGCATCCACGGGCGACCCCGCGCGCGTGGCCGGCCAGCCGGGGGCGCGGTGCGTGGGCGACGTGGCGGTGGACGGCGCCGGCACCCTCGTGAACCACGGCATCGCCGTCAGCGGCGCGCTCCTGGCCGCGCTCGAGCCGGTCGTCGCCGGGGAAGCCTTCAGCGAGGAGGGCGTCGAGGGGACGCGCTGGTACGACCCGGAGCTGTGCCTGTGGGTCCACGTCGGCTACGCGGGCGAGGCGCGCTTCCGGGGCCTGGAGGCGAAGGTCCCGGTCTACGGGCTCGTCGCCGCGGCGCCGCAGGCGGCTGGAGCGTGA
- the era gene encoding GTPase Era: MSVAGGGRQRGGGGGVPRETHSGVVACLGRTNVGKSTLLNRLLGQKLAIVSHKPQTTSRRVRGIVNAPGGQAVIVDTPGLHAAERAINRSLLREARAGLSGADAILAMTDPEAPRHPAEESLLRELAGESRLPAVLAVNKIDLLEPAAARRLVEAERTSGTWADVVGVSARTGRNIDELLRAVLAALPVGEPLHPEDLLSDQPEREFFAEIIREQIFHALHQELPYSAAVVIEDVAEEMEPRHRYRIRATIYVERDSQKGIIIGEGGGGLRRIGEGARRAIEELTGAPVYLGLWVKVRRNWTKDERALREFGFDRG; the protein is encoded by the coding sequence GTGAGCGTGGCCGGCGGCGGGCGACAGCGCGGCGGAGGCGGCGGGGTGCCGCGGGAAACGCACAGCGGCGTCGTCGCCTGCCTCGGCCGCACCAACGTCGGGAAGTCGACGCTGCTCAACCGGCTGCTCGGGCAGAAGCTGGCGATCGTCTCGCACAAGCCGCAGACGACCAGCCGGCGGGTGCGAGGCATCGTGAACGCGCCCGGCGGGCAGGCGGTCATCGTGGACACGCCGGGCCTGCATGCCGCCGAGCGGGCGATCAACCGCAGCCTCCTGCGCGAGGCCCGGGCGGGCTTGAGCGGGGCGGACGCGATCCTGGCCATGACCGACCCCGAGGCTCCCCGGCATCCGGCGGAGGAGTCCCTCCTGCGGGAGCTGGCGGGCGAGTCGCGGCTGCCGGCGGTGCTGGCGGTGAACAAGATCGATCTGCTGGAGCCTGCCGCGGCGCGACGGCTCGTGGAAGCCGAGCGGACGAGCGGCACGTGGGCGGACGTCGTGGGGGTCTCGGCGCGCACGGGGCGCAACATCGACGAGCTGCTGCGCGCGGTGCTCGCGGCGCTGCCCGTCGGCGAGCCGCTCCACCCCGAGGACCTGCTCAGCGACCAGCCGGAGCGCGAGTTCTTCGCCGAGATCATCCGCGAGCAGATCTTCCACGCGCTGCACCAGGAGCTGCCCTACAGCGCGGCGGTGGTCATCGAGGACGTCGCCGAGGAGATGGAGCCGCGGCACCGCTACCGCATCCGCGCGACGATCTACGTGGAGCGCGATTCGCAAAAGGGTATCATCATCGGCGAGGGGGGCGGCGGCCTGCGCCGCATCGGGGAGGGCGCGCGCCGGGCGATCGAGGAGCTGACGGGCGCGCCCGTCTACCTCGGCCTCTGGGTCAAGGTGCGGCGCAACTGGACGAAGGACGAGCGCGCGCTGCGGGAGTTCGGTTTCGACCGCGGCTGA
- the recO gene encoding DNA repair protein RecO, with protein sequence MELIAGSAVLTAVAACNRDRLLTFVTRSHGGVRLFARRPAQRSPGTVYLDPLQGGELVFLLPGEGGRARLHSFVPQRVWPGIRADLGRTLQALAFLELVNATLTEGEPQAEVFDLLVRFLNRLEDAPRPGITRIAASLRLLALAGFTPSLSACAVCGGPADPRRGGQFAPDAGGIVCRDCLARERRRCLSLGAAALGFLQRAASLPEARLQRLRVPEAVEREASRALDTFVEACTGARPRCGAAIERVEAV encoded by the coding sequence GTGGAGCTGATCGCGGGGTCGGCTGTGCTCACCGCGGTGGCGGCCTGCAACCGCGACCGCCTCCTGACCTTCGTCACCCGCTCGCACGGGGGCGTGCGGCTGTTCGCCCGGCGCCCGGCGCAGCGTTCCCCGGGCACGGTGTACCTCGATCCGCTGCAGGGCGGCGAGCTGGTCTTCCTGCTTCCCGGGGAAGGCGGGCGCGCCCGGCTGCACTCGTTCGTCCCGCAGCGGGTCTGGCCCGGCATCCGGGCGGACCTCGGCCGCACGCTGCAGGCGCTGGCGTTCCTCGAACTGGTGAACGCCACGCTCACCGAAGGGGAGCCGCAGGCTGAGGTCTTCGACCTGCTCGTGCGGTTCCTCAACAGGCTGGAGGACGCGCCGCGACCCGGGATCACGCGGATCGCGGCTTCGCTGCGCCTGCTCGCCCTCGCCGGGTTCACCCCGTCCCTGAGCGCCTGCGCCGTCTGCGGCGGGCCGGCCGACCCGAGGCGCGGCGGCCAGTTCGCGCCCGACGCCGGGGGCATCGTCTGCCGCGACTGCCTCGCCCGGGAGCGGCGCCGCTGCCTTTCCCTTGGCGCCGCCGCGCTCGGCTTCCTGCAGCGGGCGGCCTCGCTCCCGGAGGCGCGGCTGCAGCGGCTGCGCGTGCCCGAGGCCGTGGAGCGCGAGGCCTCGCGGGCGCTCGACACCTTCGTCGAGGCGTGCACGGGCGCACGGCCGCGCTGCGGGGCGGCGATCGAGCGCGTGGAGGCGGTGTGA
- a CDS encoding DUF502 domain-containing protein has product MIAGDGAPARRSLRERTKRNFITGLLVIVPLWLTWFVLAAIVRRIDRVLAILPEAYRPEAYLGFPIPGLGVFLTLVVIMLVGTLSTNLIGRSFVTSFERLLGRIPFVRGLYGSSQQVLRQIVSVDSASYHRVVLVRYPAGEGLYRVGFVTGEREITGCDGNPEKLLHVFLPNSPNAATGHFFFAAAAAVVDTDLTPEQAFRLIMSGGLLEAQGTGREP; this is encoded by the coding sequence GTGATCGCCGGCGACGGCGCCCCCGCCCGGCGCAGCCTCCGGGAGCGCACGAAGCGCAACTTCATCACGGGCCTGCTGGTCATCGTCCCGCTCTGGCTGACGTGGTTCGTGCTGGCGGCCATCGTGCGCCGCATCGACCGGGTCCTCGCGATCCTGCCGGAGGCGTATCGGCCGGAGGCCTACCTCGGCTTCCCGATCCCGGGGCTGGGCGTCTTCCTCACGCTCGTGGTGATCATGCTCGTGGGCACGCTGAGCACGAACCTCATCGGCCGCTCCTTCGTCACCTCGTTCGAGCGGCTGCTCGGGCGCATCCCCTTCGTGCGGGGCCTCTACGGATCGAGCCAGCAGGTGCTCAGGCAGATCGTCTCGGTCGACTCGGCGAGCTACCACCGGGTGGTGCTGGTGCGCTACCCGGCGGGGGAGGGGCTGTACCGTGTCGGCTTCGTGACCGGGGAGAGGGAGATCACCGGTTGCGATGGAAACCCTGAGAAGCTCCTTCACGTCTTCCTGCCGAACTCCCCGAACGCGGCGACGGGCCATTTCTTCTTCGCGGCCGCCGCGGCGGTGGTCGATACCGACCTCACGCCGGAGCAGGCCTTCAGACTCATCATGAGCGGCGGGCTTCTCGAGGCCCAGGGCACCGGCCGGGAGCCGTGA
- a CDS encoding NAD(P)/FAD-dependent oxidoreductase: MVKKLVIIGGGPAGNAAALAAVDAGASEIVVVERDAMGGTCTNRGCIPTKFLLSRSEAYASSKLSAPPQDDWGRLVAHKTALARGLAKSIETTCASRGIRIVRGRARFVGPSEVEVVDAGGQSSRIDGEAFIVATGSQPAQLAAAPADGRVVITSDDALDLATLPPAMAVIGSGAVGAEFAFLFARLGVKVTLIEAAGRLFPLEDPDVDGVLRRVYERLGVGIRVGSPVVGIERRGDGAAVLLGSGEAVEAPVVLVGIGRTLGTAGLGCEAAGIATGPRGQMVVDDALRTSQPHIFGAGDVTGRMLLAHAASFMGAQAARRACGADAREVPYRSIPWATYTTPEVAAVGLTTTAAAEAAGLRAVSTGVPLMESVKARIDRTTEGFIKVVAERGSGVLLGGTIVGPHASDLIHMIALAVHQRLTVSDMRGFTFAHPSISELIGDLYAIATYD, from the coding sequence ATGGTAAAGAAACTTGTGATCATCGGCGGCGGCCCGGCAGGCAACGCGGCGGCGCTTGCGGCGGTCGATGCCGGCGCCTCGGAGATCGTGGTCGTCGAGCGCGACGCGATGGGCGGCACGTGCACGAACCGCGGTTGCATCCCGACGAAATTCCTCCTCTCGAGAAGCGAGGCGTACGCTTCAAGTAAATTGTCAGCGCCGCCCCAGGACGACTGGGGACGGCTCGTCGCCCACAAGACCGCGCTGGCGAGGGGGCTTGCGAAGTCGATCGAGACGACGTGCGCCTCGCGGGGAATCCGGATCGTGCGGGGGCGGGCGCGGTTCGTCGGGCCGAGCGAGGTCGAGGTCGTGGACGCCGGCGGTCAGTCCAGCCGCATCGACGGCGAGGCCTTCATCGTGGCCACGGGGTCGCAGCCGGCGCAGCTGGCCGCCGCACCGGCGGACGGGCGCGTGGTGATCACCAGCGACGACGCCCTGGACCTGGCGACGTTGCCGCCGGCCATGGCCGTGATCGGCAGCGGCGCGGTCGGCGCGGAATTCGCATTCCTCTTCGCCAGGCTCGGTGTGAAGGTCACGCTGATCGAGGCCGCGGGCCGGCTGTTCCCGCTGGAAGACCCGGACGTGGACGGCGTGCTTCGCCGGGTCTACGAACGGCTGGGGGTCGGGATCCGCGTGGGGTCCCCGGTGGTCGGCATCGAGAGGCGGGGCGACGGGGCCGCCGTGCTCCTGGGCTCGGGCGAGGCGGTCGAGGCGCCGGTGGTCCTCGTCGGGATCGGGCGGACGCTCGGCACGGCGGGGCTCGGCTGCGAGGCCGCCGGGATCGCGACCGGCCCCCGCGGCCAGATGGTCGTCGACGACGCGCTGCGGACGTCCCAGCCGCACATCTTCGGCGCGGGCGACGTCACCGGGCGCATGCTCCTTGCGCACGCGGCTTCCTTCATGGGGGCACAGGCGGCACGCCGCGCTTGCGGCGCCGACGCCAGGGAGGTCCCGTACCGGTCGATTCCCTGGGCCACCTACACGACGCCGGAGGTCGCCGCGGTTGGCCTGACGACCACGGCCGCCGCGGAGGCGGCCGGGCTCCGGGCGGTGTCCACAGGCGTGCCGCTCATGGAGAGCGTGAAGGCGCGGATCGACAGGACGACCGAGGGGTTCATCAAGGTCGTCGCCGAGCGAGGCAGCGGCGTGCTTCTCGGGGGGACGATCGTCGGACCCCATGCCTCCGATCTGATCCACATGATCGCGCTCGCAGTGCACCAGCGGCTGACCGTGTCGGACATGAGGGGCTTCACGTTTGCGCACCCGAGCATTTCGGAGCTGATTGGCGATCTATATGCGATAGCGACATACGATTGA
- a CDS encoding glycoside hydrolase, with protein MSAPLEVAVLWHMHQPDYRDRRKGQAVLPWVRLHAVKDYYPMAALVDEFPGVRLTFNYVPSLLDQLRDYLSGRTPDEHLLASTVRAADLDAETQVFLLRNFFMANHETMIRPLPRYLELLEKRGPSGEHRHLAGARRAFSPRDFLDLQVLFNLAWFGPYFLATDPLCRELVAKGASFTEAEKAALLERQREIAGKVVPLLRRLAGEGRIEISTTPYYHPILPLLIDTDCARVAMPDVVLPRMAFRHPEDALAQVRKAIDYHETLFGSRPAGIWPSEGSVSPAVLRMFEEEGLRWTATDENILFRSLGLQLNQDFYRSGVREDVLYQAFRVEGGSAAVFFRDHVLSDLIGFSYSRWDPGDAVADFVRRLKGIAAREGGPRGHRVVPVILDGENAWEYYPDGGLEFIRGLYRHLESDPELRSTTFSGHLDRHPETGRMREIFSGSWINGNFAIWIGHREDLRAWDLLAETREALVSAQAAGGVAPERLVEAWEELYMAEGSDWCWWYGDDHTSGNDEVFDELYRRHLVNVYELIGAKPPESLLRSILETSGGSGPPPEEVTSLITPRIDGLVSSYFEWLGAAVHEVHRRGQTMHRADVPVSHFSYGINTERLFLRVDFRVGYQDPRLAGDELVVHVSRPRPMRLVVPMAQGGAGVSIVDEVDGSRHALPPGTAAIAEILEVGVPWFELKASLGEQVSFHLSLEKNGSVLTSWPMSGAFSVVVPGADFERRMWSV; from the coding sequence GTGAGCGCTCCGCTCGAGGTGGCCGTCCTCTGGCACATGCACCAGCCCGACTACCGCGACCGGCGGAAGGGGCAGGCCGTCCTGCCCTGGGTGCGGCTGCACGCGGTCAAGGACTACTACCCGATGGCCGCGCTGGTCGACGAGTTCCCCGGGGTGCGGCTCACGTTCAACTACGTCCCGTCGCTCCTGGACCAGCTCCGCGACTACCTGAGCGGCCGCACGCCCGACGAGCACCTGCTCGCCTCCACGGTGCGGGCAGCCGACCTCGACGCGGAGACCCAGGTCTTCCTGCTGCGCAACTTCTTCATGGCGAACCACGAGACGATGATCCGGCCGCTCCCGCGGTATCTCGAGCTGCTCGAGAAGCGGGGCCCCTCGGGCGAGCACCGGCACCTGGCGGGGGCGCGGCGGGCGTTTAGCCCGCGCGACTTCCTCGACCTGCAGGTGCTCTTCAACCTGGCGTGGTTCGGACCGTACTTCCTCGCCACGGACCCGCTCTGCCGCGAGCTGGTGGCCAAGGGCGCGTCGTTCACGGAGGCCGAGAAGGCCGCGCTGCTCGAGCGGCAACGCGAGATCGCGGGCAAGGTCGTCCCCCTGCTCAGGCGGCTCGCCGGGGAAGGGCGGATCGAGATCTCGACGACCCCTTACTACCACCCGATCCTGCCGCTGCTGATCGACACGGACTGCGCGCGCGTGGCCATGCCGGACGTCGTCCTGCCGCGCATGGCGTTCCGCCACCCTGAGGATGCGCTCGCCCAGGTGCGCAAGGCGATCGACTACCACGAGACGCTCTTCGGAAGCCGGCCCGCGGGGATCTGGCCGTCGGAGGGGAGTGTCAGCCCGGCCGTCCTGCGCATGTTCGAGGAGGAGGGGTTGCGCTGGACGGCGACCGACGAGAACATCCTGTTCCGCTCGCTCGGGCTGCAGCTCAACCAGGATTTCTACCGCTCCGGCGTGCGCGAGGACGTCCTCTACCAGGCCTTCCGGGTGGAGGGCGGCTCCGCGGCGGTGTTCTTTCGCGACCATGTTCTCTCGGATCTCATCGGGTTCTCGTACAGCCGCTGGGACCCCGGGGATGCCGTCGCCGACTTCGTGCGCCGGCTCAAGGGGATCGCCGCGCGCGAGGGCGGCCCGCGCGGGCACCGGGTCGTGCCGGTGATCCTCGATGGCGAGAACGCCTGGGAGTACTACCCGGACGGCGGGCTGGAGTTCATCCGCGGCCTTTACCGGCACCTCGAGAGCGACCCGGAGCTGCGCAGCACGACCTTCAGCGGGCACCTCGACCGCCACCCGGAGACGGGCAGGATGCGGGAGATCTTCTCCGGCTCGTGGATCAACGGCAACTTCGCCATCTGGATCGGGCACCGCGAGGACCTCCGTGCCTGGGATCTGCTGGCGGAGACGCGCGAGGCGCTCGTCAGCGCGCAGGCGGCGGGCGGCGTGGCGCCCGAGCGGCTCGTCGAGGCCTGGGAAGAGCTGTACATGGCGGAGGGCAGCGACTGGTGCTGGTGGTACGGCGACGACCACACCTCGGGCAACGACGAGGTGTTCGACGAGTTGTACCGGCGCCACCTGGTGAACGTCTACGAGCTGATCGGGGCCAAGCCGCCCGAGTCGCTGCTGCGCAGCATCCTCGAGACCTCCGGCGGGTCCGGCCCGCCTCCCGAGGAGGTCACCTCGCTGATCACGCCGCGCATCGACGGCCTGGTCAGCAGCTACTTCGAGTGGCTGGGAGCGGCGGTCCACGAAGTGCACCGGCGCGGCCAGACCATGCACCGCGCGGACGTGCCCGTCTCGCACTTCTCCTACGGGATCAACACGGAGCGGCTCTTCCTGCGCGTCGACTTCCGGGTGGGCTACCAGGACCCGCGACTCGCGGGAGACGAGCTCGTCGTCCATGTGTCCCGGCCGCGGCCGATGCGCCTCGTCGTGCCGATGGCCCAGGGCGGCGCCGGGGTCTCGATCGTCGACGAGGTGGACGGCTCGCGGCACGCGCTGCCCCCCGGCACCGCGGCCATCGCCGAGATCCTGGAGGTGGGCGTCCCCTGGTTCGAGCTCAAGGCATCGCTCGGCGAGCAGGTCAGCTTCCACCTCTCGCTCGAGAAGAACGGGAGTGTTCTCACGTCATGGCCGATGAGCGGGGCGTTTTCGGTGGTCGTCCCTGGCGCCGACTTCGAGCGGCGCATGTGGTCGGTCTGA
- a CDS encoding phenylacetate--CoA ligase gives MTIWDPRNETMPREDIEQLQLERLQTTLHRVQRSVAFYRRRFADCGFDPDALRTLEDLRRLPFTTRAELAEHHPYGLFAVPLREVVRLHASTSAEGRPVVVGHTARDIRTWGELAARVLTAGGVTRDDVVQIAFDYGIFPDGFGFHYGAERVGASVIPTSAARTAHQVGIMRDYRCTVLLAPPSVARALAAHLAAEGGDPRGLFLRVGIFCSEPWDEKVREELEAGLAIRAADAYAVGEAMGPGVAGECEHRTGLHLQEDHFFAEVIEPATGRPLPPGSRGELVLTTLTREAFPLIRYRTGDLTSLEYAACACGRTLARMARLAGRTDDMISLRGVHFYPAQIGAILASLAGAVPRFVIALQREEGQERVEVRVEVSGQNFFDEMRRQSHLVEAASRRIRDEIGIPAHVRLVEPRSVGGEGAGAVRVVDER, from the coding sequence ATGACCATCTGGGATCCCCGCAACGAGACGATGCCGCGCGAGGACATCGAGCAGCTCCAGCTCGAGCGCCTCCAGACCACCCTGCACCGCGTGCAGCGGAGCGTCGCCTTCTACCGGCGCCGCTTCGCCGACTGCGGCTTCGACCCCGACGCCCTCCGCACGCTCGAGGACCTGCGCCGGCTGCCGTTCACGACGCGCGCCGAGCTGGCGGAGCACCACCCGTACGGTCTCTTCGCCGTGCCGCTGCGGGAGGTGGTGCGCCTGCATGCCTCGACATCCGCGGAGGGACGCCCCGTCGTCGTCGGACACACCGCGCGCGACATCCGCACCTGGGGCGAGCTGGCGGCGCGCGTGCTCACCGCGGGGGGCGTCACGCGCGACGACGTCGTGCAGATCGCCTTCGACTACGGGATCTTCCCGGACGGCTTCGGCTTCCACTATGGCGCCGAGCGCGTCGGGGCCTCCGTCATCCCGACCTCGGCCGCGCGGACGGCGCACCAGGTCGGCATCATGCGCGACTACCGCTGCACCGTGCTCCTGGCGCCCCCGTCGGTGGCGCGGGCGTTGGCCGCGCACCTCGCGGCCGAGGGCGGCGACCCCCGGGGGCTGTTCCTGCGCGTGGGCATCTTCTGCTCGGAGCCGTGGGACGAAAAGGTCCGCGAGGAGCTCGAGGCGGGGCTGGCGATCCGCGCCGCCGACGCCTACGCCGTCGGCGAGGCGATGGGGCCCGGGGTCGCCGGCGAGTGCGAGCACCGCACCGGCCTGCACCTGCAGGAGGACCACTTCTTCGCCGAGGTGATCGAGCCGGCCACCGGCCGGCCCCTGCCGCCGGGCAGCCGCGGCGAGCTCGTGCTGACGACGCTCACCCGTGAGGCCTTCCCCCTCATCCGCTATCGCACCGGCGACCTCACCAGTCTGGAGTACGCCGCGTGCGCCTGCGGGCGGACGCTGGCGCGCATGGCGCGGCTGGCGGGGCGCACCGACGACATGATCAGCCTGCGCGGCGTGCACTTCTACCCGGCGCAGATTGGGGCGATCCTCGCCTCGCTCGCCGGCGCGGTGCCCCGCTTCGTGATCGCGCTGCAGCGCGAGGAGGGCCAGGAGCGCGTCGAGGTGCGCGTCGAGGTCTCGGGCCAGAACTTCTTCGACGAGATGCGGCGGCAGAGCCACCTGGTGGAGGCGGCCAGCCGGCGCATCCGCGACGAGATCGGGATCCCCGCGCACGTCCGCCTCGTCGAGCCGCGCTCGGTCGGGGGCGAGGGTGCGGGCGCAGTGCGCGTGGTCGATGAGCGCTGA
- a CDS encoding ABC transporter ATP-binding protein produces the protein MLKVRNLEAGYGPIRVLRQVSLHVSAGEIVTLIGANGAGKSTLLRALAGLLDPQGGEVLLDGGSIRGLPAERVVDRGIALVPEGRQVFGAMTVRENLLLGGYVAARRGRGRGEGTAALERVYGLFPVLRERNTQLAGTLSGGEQQMLAMGRALMTDPRLLMMDEPSMGLAPLVVRDIFKAVSRLREEGRTVLLVEQNARAALRVADRGYVIENGRLVLEGESGFLLSDREVQRAYLGKGYQEVWER, from the coding sequence GTGCTGAAGGTACGCAATCTCGAGGCGGGCTACGGTCCGATCAGGGTCCTCAGGCAGGTCTCGCTGCACGTCTCCGCCGGCGAGATCGTGACACTCATCGGCGCCAACGGCGCGGGCAAGAGCACGCTGCTTCGCGCGCTCGCGGGCCTGCTCGATCCGCAGGGCGGCGAGGTGCTCCTCGACGGCGGGTCGATCCGCGGCCTTCCCGCCGAGCGGGTCGTCGACCGCGGCATCGCGCTGGTCCCGGAAGGACGCCAGGTGTTCGGCGCCATGACCGTGCGCGAGAACCTCCTGCTCGGCGGGTACGTCGCGGCCCGCCGCGGCCGCGGGCGGGGCGAGGGCACGGCGGCGCTCGAGCGCGTGTACGGGCTCTTTCCCGTGCTGCGGGAGCGCAACACCCAGCTGGCGGGGACGCTCTCGGGGGGAGAGCAGCAGATGCTGGCGATGGGCCGCGCCCTCATGACCGACCCGCGGCTGCTGATGATGGACGAGCCGTCGATGGGCCTGGCGCCGCTGGTCGTGCGCGACATCTTCAAGGCGGTCTCGCGGCTGCGCGAGGAGGGACGGACGGTGCTGCTCGTGGAGCAGAACGCGCGCGCCGCGCTGCGGGTCGCCGACCGCGGGTACGTGATCGAGAACGGGCGCCTCGTCCTCGAGGGCGAGTCCGGCTTCCTGCTGAGCGACCGGGAGGTGCAGCGCGCCTACCTCGGCAAGGGCTACCAGGAAGTATGGGAACGCTGA